A portion of the Ferrimonas lipolytica genome contains these proteins:
- a CDS encoding efflux RND transporter periplasmic adaptor subunit, with amino-acid sequence MKKTVIIAAALAAALAGSVYMKEQNAADNVPQKRKGGSVSVVVSPVEQTQWQRQVEALGTIKARESVELAAKVTERVAQIHFDDGDSVSKGQLLVTLNHAEQDAKLTAARANLVEQQREYRRIEDLVKTKTIASNELDKIRTGIDVAAAIVAQTEAEVDARYIRAPFAGLLGFRSISTGALVSPGTEISTLDDISVVKLDFPVPERYLNELRPGSSISAMAAAFPGQPFVGTVANIDSRVNPTTRAVVVRAELDNADGKLRPGMLMTLKLIVDERRSTIIPEEAVIPRQNRQYVFVVADGKVVEKQITLGSRQRGWVEVESGLVEGELVITRGAQRVRPGQTVTPRERENFSYQEIS; translated from the coding sequence ATGAAGAAAACGGTGATCATCGCCGCGGCATTAGCTGCTGCGCTCGCAGGCAGTGTCTATATGAAAGAGCAAAATGCAGCAGATAACGTGCCTCAAAAGCGGAAGGGAGGCAGCGTTAGTGTGGTGGTATCACCGGTTGAGCAAACCCAGTGGCAACGGCAGGTAGAAGCACTTGGCACCATTAAGGCAAGAGAGTCGGTTGAGCTGGCGGCCAAAGTCACCGAACGCGTGGCGCAAATCCATTTTGACGACGGCGATTCTGTGAGCAAAGGTCAGCTGTTGGTTACCCTCAATCACGCCGAACAAGATGCCAAGTTGACCGCAGCAAGAGCCAACCTAGTAGAGCAACAGCGAGAATACCGTCGTATTGAAGATCTGGTAAAGACTAAAACCATTGCTAGTAATGAATTGGATAAGATCCGCACCGGCATCGATGTCGCTGCCGCCATTGTCGCCCAAACCGAAGCCGAAGTGGACGCGCGCTATATCCGAGCCCCATTTGCTGGCTTGCTGGGATTTCGCTCTATCAGCACCGGCGCCTTAGTTAGCCCCGGCACAGAGATAAGTACCCTTGATGATATCTCAGTAGTTAAGCTCGATTTCCCAGTACCAGAGCGTTACCTCAATGAGTTGCGCCCCGGTAGCAGCATTAGTGCCATGGCGGCGGCGTTCCCAGGGCAGCCGTTCGTTGGTACCGTCGCCAATATTGATAGTCGAGTTAACCCAACGACTCGAGCTGTGGTGGTGCGGGCCGAGTTGGATAACGCAGATGGAAAGCTGCGCCCAGGTATGTTGATGACATTAAAGTTAATTGTCGACGAGCGCCGCAGCACCATTATTCCAGAGGAAGCGGTTATCCCTCGTCAAAATCGCCAGTATGTATTTGTGGTTGCTGATGGCAAGGTGGTAGAGAAACAGATAACCCTTGGCAGCCGTCAACGGGGTTGGGTTGAGGTTGAAAGCGGTCTGGTTGAAGGCGAGTTGGTTATCACCCGCGGCGCGCAGCGAGTGCGACCAGGGCAGACGGTAACACCGCGTGAGCGTGAGAACTTCTCCTATCAGGAGATCAGCTAA
- the bamC gene encoding outer membrane protein assembly factor BamC — protein MKRSVIALTVVALAGCTTPLERRQASGGFDYQQEQAGQALVIPATLQQPSYNTEFDIPAVGDQTDSSIIGKRVDVRPPLQVMPLAQGTRLQDNADSITVLIESNDDDRDLRQDINDTLLTYLGKRDIKILTNNNGVIQTDWIENEEEVDKSWWSKEVYHIRQRYQFDTQVKDHGRSGSITISVIDHEEGINVIDDSIVLADADRRRYAIDMLNGAISYLNYERKKQQVAKDLANGKGFNSELGFDAEGNSAFIANASFERVWTRMPRLLPAMGFQVRDLDEELGTIFVEYEAGSGFWQNLWGNNDTLPIDDGAYQVKMAELGETTSITFFDADVNPLSAEKVTGMANTFKELVKKELDDL, from the coding sequence ATGAAACGGAGTGTAATTGCACTGACGGTAGTGGCTCTAGCCGGGTGTACTACCCCTCTAGAACGCCGTCAAGCAAGTGGTGGCTTTGACTATCAACAAGAACAGGCAGGACAGGCGCTGGTGATCCCAGCGACGTTACAACAGCCTAGCTACAACACTGAATTTGACATTCCCGCTGTTGGGGACCAAACAGACAGCAGCATCATTGGTAAGCGGGTTGATGTACGCCCACCATTACAGGTTATGCCATTAGCACAAGGTACGCGCCTGCAAGATAATGCCGATAGTATTACTGTATTGATTGAGAGCAACGATGACGATCGGGATCTCCGCCAAGACATCAATGACACGCTGTTAACCTATTTGGGCAAACGCGACATTAAGATACTGACAAACAATAATGGCGTAATTCAAACCGACTGGATTGAAAACGAAGAGGAGGTGGATAAATCGTGGTGGAGCAAAGAGGTTTACCACATCCGCCAACGTTACCAGTTTGATACTCAAGTTAAAGATCACGGCCGCTCCGGTTCAATTACCATTAGCGTAATTGATCACGAAGAGGGCATTAATGTCATTGATGACAGTATCGTATTGGCTGACGCCGATCGCCGTCGTTACGCCATTGATATGCTTAATGGTGCTATTAGTTACTTGAACTACGAGCGTAAAAAGCAGCAAGTAGCTAAAGACCTAGCAAACGGTAAAGGCTTTAATAGTGAGCTTGGTTTCGATGCCGAAGGTAACTCTGCCTTTATTGCTAACGCATCGTTCGAGCGGGTATGGACGCGGATGCCGCGGCTGTTGCCGGCGATGGGTTTCCAAGTACGTGACTTAGATGAAGAGCTTGGCACCATATTCGTTGAATATGAAGCCGGCAGCGGTTTCTGGCAAAACCTATGGGGCAACAACGATACCCTGCCGATTGACGATGGCGCTTACCAAGTGAAGATGGCAGAACTTGGTGAGACCACCTCGATTACCTTCTTCGACGCTGACGTAAATCCACTTTCAGCTGAGAAGGTAACTGGCATGGCCAATACCTTTAAAGAGCTAGTGAAGAAAGAACTCGACGATTTGTAA
- the dapA gene encoding 4-hydroxy-tetrahydrodipicolinate synthase, with translation MFRGSIVALITPMYSDGSVDFDALNQLVEFHIEQGTDAIVANGTTGESATLSKQEQIAVVQATVTAVAGRVPVIGGSGSNNTADAIAMTKALDEVGVDAMLSVTPYYNKPGQAGLIAHYKAIAAATTTPQILYNVPGRTCCDLSNESVAELSRVENIIGIKDATGDLARVTPMRAACGADFLLLTGDDPTAMAYMLSGGDGVISVTNNARPALFKAMCDASLAGDLVAARKLNTQLAPLFAALFVEANPIPVKWAVEAAGQTSQTHFRLPLTTPTNNTKDIVQKALVASEQV, from the coding sequence ATGTTTCGCGGAAGTATTGTGGCGCTGATCACGCCAATGTATTCAGATGGCTCTGTCGACTTCGACGCCCTGAATCAATTAGTTGAATTTCATATCGAACAAGGCACCGATGCCATTGTTGCCAATGGCACTACCGGTGAGTCAGCAACTCTTTCCAAGCAAGAGCAGATTGCAGTGGTTCAAGCTACGGTAACCGCTGTTGCTGGCCGGGTGCCAGTTATTGGTGGCAGTGGTAGCAATAATACCGCTGATGCGATAGCGATGACCAAAGCGTTGGATGAAGTTGGTGTTGATGCGATGTTGAGCGTTACGCCGTACTACAACAAACCCGGTCAGGCTGGCTTGATTGCCCACTATAAAGCGATTGCAGCGGCAACCACCACCCCGCAAATCCTTTATAACGTCCCTGGGCGAACCTGCTGTGATCTCAGCAATGAATCCGTTGCGGAACTTAGTCGCGTAGAAAACATCATAGGTATCAAGGATGCAACTGGCGACTTAGCCCGTGTCACGCCAATGCGTGCCGCCTGCGGTGCTGATTTCTTGCTACTGACCGGTGACGATCCCACCGCCATGGCGTATATGCTCAGCGGTGGTGATGGGGTTATCTCAGTAACGAATAATGCTCGTCCAGCACTATTTAAAGCGATGTGTGACGCCAGCTTAGCGGGTGATCTGGTCGCTGCACGTAAGCTTAACACCCAATTGGCGCCGCTGTTTGCTGCGCTGTTTGTAGAAGCGAACCCTATTCCGGTTAAATGGGCAGTAGAAGCAGCAGGGCAGACTAGCCAAACCCATTTTCGACTGCCACTAACCACACCAACCAATAATACTAAAGATATCGTGCAAAAGGCGCTTGTTGCGTCTGAGCAAGTTTAA
- a CDS encoding glycine cleavage system protein R — protein sequence MSHFLAVTAMGTDRPGIVYELAKLTSACDCDIIDSRVAIFGNEFTLIMLVAGDYSAITRLESELPVQAAQLDLMTIAKRTSRHSAESYTARLVVQFEGEDKRGTMRKITQFLADRELSLAGFSSHADKDDDISGLQQLEVRINLTSKVDLDDLEQSLQALAQQIGLSCNITRMENQVSD from the coding sequence ATGAGTCACTTTTTGGCAGTTACCGCCATGGGCACCGATCGTCCCGGTATTGTGTATGAACTGGCCAAACTTACCTCGGCCTGTGATTGCGACATTATCGACAGTCGTGTCGCCATTTTCGGAAATGAGTTTACCCTTATCATGTTGGTTGCCGGTGATTACAGTGCTATTACTCGGCTTGAGAGTGAGCTACCGGTTCAGGCAGCACAGCTTGACCTGATGACCATCGCCAAGCGAACCTCCCGCCACAGCGCCGAGAGCTACACCGCCCGCTTAGTGGTTCAGTTCGAAGGTGAGGATAAACGAGGCACCATGCGTAAGATCACTCAATTCCTTGCGGACCGAGAACTGAGTTTGGCTGGTTTTAGCTCCCACGCAGATAAAGATGACGATATCTCTGGACTGCAGCAATTAGAGGTGCGGATTAACCTCACCTCTAAGGTTGATCTAGATGATCTTGAACAAAGCCTGCAAGCATTGGCTCAACAGATCGGACTAAGCTGCAATATTACTCGAATGGAAAACCAAGTAAGCGATTAA
- the bcp gene encoding thioredoxin-dependent thiol peroxidase, whose translation MNTLQAGSPAPNFALQNQYDETITLSDFAGKRVLVYFYPKAMTPGCTVQAQQLRDIKTELEQHNVVVMGISPDAVKRLTKFSERDQLNFHLLSDEDHAVADAFGVWGLKKFMGKEYDGIHRLSFIIGPDGTIEHFVNKFKTKDHHQVVLDLLAK comes from the coding sequence ATGAATACCCTACAAGCTGGTAGCCCAGCACCAAATTTTGCTTTGCAAAATCAGTATGACGAAACCATTACCCTAAGCGACTTTGCTGGTAAGCGGGTATTGGTGTACTTCTATCCTAAGGCGATGACCCCCGGCTGTACCGTGCAAGCACAACAACTGCGTGATATTAAGACGGAGTTGGAACAACACAACGTGGTTGTAATGGGTATCAGCCCAGATGCAGTTAAACGCTTAACTAAGTTTTCAGAGCGCGACCAGTTAAACTTTCATCTACTTAGTGATGAAGACCATGCAGTTGCTGATGCCTTTGGTGTTTGGGGGTTAAAGAAGTTTATGGGCAAGGAGTACGACGGTATTCACCGCCTTAGCTTCATCATTGGTCCTGATGGCACTATCGAGCACTTTGTCAATAAATTCAAAACCAAAGATCACCACCAGGTGGTGTTGGACTTGCTCGCCAAATAA
- a CDS encoding HAD family hydrolase: MMSLSEEAEAKLKQKKLKQMRRQQLQIERAATTDKVIESVNGSDDDTLLFIDFDETLWLRNSTEMFLASIKPSLVVSLLLQWMILLRPWLWFGSHRSEEGRERFRVKLVLRLIPSAKARWLEHAKVLGPQFANRALITALQTKPSGNVHIVTYGFDFIVQPLLDAIAPEFQLTLASNFDNAVAMRQRGKAELLQQQFGDATLQHSICITDSTDDIDLLELSQRGLFCHWPDARFEEAGLTPMLPFVFTKKVNRPKEKYFTRVIIGHDYVGLLLAFALVSEQPLLTLVSLFLFVLAFFTIYETGYFENDRLGLVLEQNPRVSEEFLRFNHHFKPWFAWLCGVLLAAPASLIASNSSSWIPSYFNVSGLAAFALIWLAFMLFMLFVRATFYWFNRTPVKGRLIPMLVLQFCRNCGYLVVFSTSVTGALFCLSWTLGKWFPYIIYRFGGSAMGYPNHLVTVLIMLSMMLVVGLSHQQGFGIFADWPSVVMLAYALVRGGKDLWSFRSSLKPLRPVEQRTS, encoded by the coding sequence ATGATGAGTCTCTCGGAAGAGGCAGAGGCGAAGCTCAAACAGAAAAAGTTAAAACAGATGAGGCGGCAACAGTTACAGATTGAACGGGCAGCCACTACCGATAAGGTTATCGAGTCGGTCAACGGCAGCGATGACGATACGTTATTGTTTATTGATTTTGATGAGACCTTGTGGCTTCGCAACTCGACCGAGATGTTTTTAGCCTCCATCAAGCCAAGTCTTGTCGTTAGCTTGTTGTTGCAATGGATGATCCTGCTCCGGCCGTGGCTATGGTTTGGTTCGCATCGTAGTGAAGAGGGCCGAGAGCGATTTAGAGTAAAACTTGTCCTACGGTTGATCCCTTCCGCTAAAGCACGTTGGCTTGAACATGCCAAAGTATTAGGGCCGCAATTCGCCAATAGAGCGTTGATAACAGCCTTACAAACTAAACCTAGCGGCAATGTCCATATCGTTACCTACGGCTTTGATTTTATTGTGCAGCCACTGTTAGATGCAATTGCCCCTGAGTTTCAACTGACCTTGGCATCCAACTTCGATAATGCGGTTGCGATGCGACAGCGCGGCAAAGCTGAATTACTGCAGCAACAGTTTGGCGACGCAACACTGCAACACAGCATCTGTATTACTGATAGCACCGACGATATTGATCTACTTGAATTAAGCCAAAGGGGCTTATTCTGTCACTGGCCAGATGCTAGATTTGAGGAAGCCGGGTTGACACCGATGTTGCCGTTTGTGTTTACCAAGAAGGTCAATCGACCAAAAGAGAAGTACTTTACTCGAGTGATTATTGGCCATGATTATGTCGGGCTGTTACTTGCTTTTGCACTAGTGAGTGAGCAACCGCTGCTGACTTTAGTAAGCCTATTTTTGTTTGTCTTAGCGTTCTTCACTATTTACGAAACCGGATATTTTGAAAACGACAGACTTGGCTTGGTGCTGGAGCAAAACCCACGAGTCTCTGAGGAGTTCCTGCGCTTTAATCACCACTTTAAACCATGGTTTGCGTGGCTGTGCGGTGTGCTGTTAGCCGCACCGGCGTCGCTGATAGCTTCTAACTCTTCTAGCTGGATTCCTAGCTATTTTAATGTTTCCGGTTTGGCCGCGTTTGCGCTGATCTGGTTGGCGTTCATGCTATTTATGTTGTTCGTTCGAGCCACCTTCTATTGGTTTAACCGTACACCGGTGAAAGGGCGCTTGATCCCGATGTTAGTTCTGCAGTTTTGCCGTAATTGTGGCTATTTGGTGGTGTTCTCTACGTCGGTAACTGGTGCGTTATTTTGCTTATCATGGACGCTCGGTAAGTGGTTCCCGTATATCATCTATCGCTTTGGTGGCAGTGCAATGGGGTACCCCAATCACCTAGTTACGGTGTTAATTATGCTGAGTATGATGCTGGTGGTTGGCCTGAGTCATCAACAAGGTTTTGGGATCTTTGCTGACTGGCCGAGTGTGGTGATGCTGGCATACGCATTGGTGCGCGGCGGTAAGGATTTGTGGTCGTTTCGTAGCAGTCTCAAGCCGTTGCGACCGGTGGAGCAGCGAACGTCCTAA
- a CDS encoding AI-2E family transporter, with translation MWNFVQTWYREKFSDPQAVTLAAILLSGFIVIYFCGHLLMPLLVAVVLAYMLDWPVTRLNVLGVPRAVGAGLVLLLSALITGVVVLILLPALWQQGVALAVELPSMLAKWQALLLELPERYPNYIAEGQLASLLQPLNESLLNTGRNLVSLSLASLLDLVALMVYAIVVPLLLFFFLKDKTELRQSLSRFVPKNRELAKVVAQEMNVQIANYIRGKVIEILIVGGTTFIGFAFMDLRYAALLSVLVGLSVLIPYIGATIVTIPVAIVGFFQFGISQEFGYVMLVYGVIQALDGNLLVPLLFSEAVNLHPVAIIISVLIFGGLWGFWGVFFAIPLATLVKAVINAWPDRETVTATQA, from the coding sequence ATGTGGAATTTCGTCCAAACATGGTATCGAGAGAAGTTCTCTGACCCACAAGCTGTCACCCTTGCAGCGATCCTATTGTCTGGATTTATTGTTATCTATTTCTGTGGCCACCTACTGATGCCACTGTTGGTTGCGGTGGTGTTGGCTTACATGCTTGATTGGCCGGTTACGCGCCTTAATGTACTTGGCGTCCCTCGTGCAGTTGGCGCTGGCTTGGTGTTGTTGTTATCGGCATTGATCACCGGCGTGGTGGTCTTGATTCTGTTACCGGCATTATGGCAACAGGGGGTTGCACTGGCAGTAGAGCTACCGTCGATGTTAGCTAAGTGGCAAGCATTATTGTTAGAACTGCCGGAACGTTATCCTAACTATATCGCCGAAGGCCAGTTGGCCTCATTGCTGCAGCCCTTGAATGAATCGTTATTGAATACCGGTCGTAACTTAGTGTCGTTGTCGCTGGCGTCGTTACTGGATCTGGTGGCCCTGATGGTTTATGCGATTGTGGTGCCGTTGCTGTTGTTCTTTTTTCTTAAAGACAAAACCGAGTTACGCCAAAGCTTGAGCCGTTTCGTGCCCAAAAATAGAGAGCTGGCAAAAGTAGTGGCGCAGGAGATGAACGTTCAAATCGCCAATTATATTCGCGGCAAGGTTATTGAAATTCTGATCGTTGGTGGTACTACCTTTATCGGTTTCGCCTTTATGGATCTTCGTTATGCAGCGCTGCTATCGGTATTGGTTGGCCTGTCGGTGTTGATTCCGTACATCGGGGCGACCATCGTAACCATTCCTGTGGCCATTGTGGGTTTCTTCCAGTTTGGGATCTCGCAAGAGTTTGGCTATGTCATGCTGGTATACGGGGTGATCCAAGCGTTGGATGGCAATCTGTTGGTGCCATTGCTCTTTTCCGAAGCGGTTAATCTGCATCCTGTCGCGATTATCATCTCAGTGCTGATCTTTGGCGGTCTTTGGGGATTTTGGGGGGTATTCTTTGCAATTCCCTTGGCAACCCTAGTCAAAGCGGTTATCAATGCCTGGCCAGATCGTGAAACAGTTACCGCAACCCAAGCGTAA
- a CDS encoding sulfurtransferase TusA family protein: MHEPEQELIVDLRKLRCPMAFVQAKLAILSRQQGKPLVLLLSDRGTRTDVPRWLEKKQITFNILADHKAEMSVRITG; this comes from the coding sequence ATGCACGAGCCGGAACAGGAACTGATTGTCGATCTGCGAAAACTTCGCTGTCCGATGGCGTTTGTTCAGGCTAAGCTCGCTATCCTTTCCCGACAGCAGGGAAAACCTCTGGTGTTGTTGTTATCTGACCGCGGTACTCGTACGGATGTTCCTCGTTGGTTAGAGAAAAAACAAATAACTTTTAACATATTAGCTGATCATAAAGCTGAAATGTCTGTTCGAATTACAGGCTAA